One window from the genome of Cucumis melo cultivar AY chromosome 10, USDA_Cmelo_AY_1.0, whole genome shotgun sequence encodes:
- the LOC103496739 gene encoding monodehydroascorbate reductase 5, chlorplastic-like isoform X2: MIMVFNSIILPISYLFGTDSIAFQAFAPYERSTLTKGYLFPLDKKPTRLSGFHTCVGSGWERQHQNGTRIKVLRFPDKIGGGLPGVHYIRDVADADSLISSLVIHTASLCFARIHWSNEAIFAQLIDLYAFL, translated from the exons ATGATAATGGTATTCAATTCGATTATTTTACCTATTTCTTATCTTTTTGGGACTGATTCTATTGCATTCCAAGCGTTTGCACCGTACGAGCGTTCGACTTTGACAAAAGGTTACTTGTTTCCTCTTGATAAAAAACCAACTCGCTTGTCT GGGTTTCATACATGTGTTGGATCTGGTTGGGAAAGGCAACACCAGAATGGTACAAGGATAAAGGTATTAAG ATTTCCCGATAAGATCGGTGGTGGGCTACCTGGTGTTCACTACATCCGAGATGTTGCAGATGCAGATTCACTAATTTCCTCATTAGTAATACACACTGCTAGCTTGT gttttgcaagaatccattggagcaatgaagccatatttgcgcaattgattgatttatatgcctttttgtag
- the LOC103496739 gene encoding monodehydroascorbate reductase 5, chlorplastic-like isoform X1 — translation MIMVFNSIILPISYLFGTDSIAFQAFAPYERSTLTKGYLFPLDKKPTRLSGFHTCVGSGWERQHQNGTRIKVLRFPDKIGGGLPGVHYIRDVADADSLISSLEKAKKVVLVGGGYISMEIVATLRMVKSGVYVNVLCYVCVVYVNVLCC, via the exons ATGATAATGGTATTCAATTCGATTATTTTACCTATTTCTTATCTTTTTGGGACTGATTCTATTGCATTCCAAGCGTTTGCACCGTACGAGCGTTCGACTTTGACAAAAGGTTACTTGTTTCCTCTTGATAAAAAACCAACTCGCTTGTCT GGGTTTCATACATGTGTTGGATCTGGTTGGGAAAGGCAACACCAGAATGGTACAAGGATAAAGGTATTAAG ATTTCCCGATAAGATCGGTGGTGGGCTACCTGGTGTTCACTACATCCGAGATGTTGCAGATGCAGATTCACTAATTTCCTCATTA GAGAAAGCAAAAAAGGTGGTGCTTGTTGGTGGTGGTTATATTAGTATGGAGATCGTTGCTACCCTTCGAATGGTTAAAAGCGGAGTGTATGTGAATGTGTTGTGTTATGTATGTGTTGTGTATGTGAATGtgctatgttgttga
- the LOC103496739 gene encoding monodehydroascorbate reductase 5, chlorplastic-like isoform X3 codes for MIMVFNSIILPISYLFGTDSIAFQAFAPYERSTLTKGYLFPLDKKPTRLSGFHTCVGSGWERQHQNGTRIKVLRFPDKIGGGLPGVHYIRDVADADSLISSLVLQESIGAMKPYLRN; via the exons ATGATAATGGTATTCAATTCGATTATTTTACCTATTTCTTATCTTTTTGGGACTGATTCTATTGCATTCCAAGCGTTTGCACCGTACGAGCGTTCGACTTTGACAAAAGGTTACTTGTTTCCTCTTGATAAAAAACCAACTCGCTTGTCT GGGTTTCATACATGTGTTGGATCTGGTTGGGAAAGGCAACACCAGAATGGTACAAGGATAAAGGTATTAAG ATTTCCCGATAAGATCGGTGGTGGGCTACCTGGTGTTCACTACATCCGAGATGTTGCAGATGCAGATTCACTAATTTCCTCATTA gttttgcaagaatccattggagcaatgaagccatatttgcgcaattga